Genomic window (Acidobacteriota bacterium):
CCGCCTTCCACACGCTGCTCATCGAGCTTCGCGCGCGCATCGAGGACAATGAGAACGCGCCCCGAGGCCGAGCCCCAAGTTTCGCAATGTACTATTCGGTCGTAGACCCCACTCAGCTCGTGGCGGGGGACGTCTACTGGGACAACCCGGGAACTCCTGAGCCTGAGGTCGAGACCAAGTACCAGGTGATGTCTGAGGCACTCCAAGCGGCGGGCGCATTCCTCGAAGGCGAGCTCGGAGCGGACGAGACCCGGTGGGCCTGGGGTAGGCTCCACGGCCTCTTGCTGAGCGCGGACGTCTCGACGTTTGGAATTCTCGACTACAATAATCCGCCACTCAACGACCCACTTTTCGCGAACGACGGCGGGCTCTTCACGGTCGATGTTGCGAATCCAGGTATCAACGATTTCGTGCAGACCGCTGGCGCGTCGATGCGATTTGTCTGCGAGGCGTCAGCCGCGGGGCCCACCTGCACCATCCAGCTGCCAGGTGGACAATCGGGCGACATCGATTCGCCAAACTACGAAGATCTACTCTTCCCCTATTTGCGCAACGAACCGATGCCGCTCGTCTTCGACATCGATGAGGCGGCTGCCAACGCCGTGCAGACCGTCAACTTTCGGTAGCTCCATGGTCTAGTGCCTGCGCTGCGAGGTAGTCCCGTCGCAAGACGGGCGCGGTCTTGCCCAGGCCATCCTCGGTCCAGCCCGGCGGCATCACCAGATATCCAAATCGACCCCGCCAACTCTTCGCGTTCCACGCATCTTGGAGCATCGAGCTCCATTCGTGAAACGCGATCCGGACGGGGTTGTACGTATGGATGTTCTTGGTGAGTCCGTAGTCAACCGGCGCTCCTTCAGGTTCGAAGGTGCCGAACATCTTGTCCCAGATGATGAAGATGCCGGCGTGGTTTCGGTCGAGGTAGATCGGGTTGCGCCCGTGATGGACGCGGTGGTGTGAAGGCGTGTTGAAGACCACGCCGAACCAGCCGAGCCGGTCGATGAGCTCGGTGTGGAGCCAGTACTGATACAGCAAGCTGATCGACTTCTGAATGATGATCATCTCGATCGGAAAGCCGAGCAAAGGAAGCGGCACCCAGAAAAGAAAGCCTGTGAAGGGAGTCGTCCAGGATTGCCGAAGCGCCGTCGTGAGGTTGTAGTGCGTGCTCGAATGATGGTTCTCGTGCGCGGCCCAAAGCATGCGCACCTCGTGATGAAGCCGGTGAAACCAGTAGTAGCAAAAGTCCTCCGCGAAAAGCAGGAGGATCCAAGACCACCAGACCACAGGGATGTCGAAGAGCCGGAACTGGTAGAACCACGCGAGGCCTGCAAACGGCAGAAGCTTGAGCGTCGTATCGATGAGCAAAAAACCAACGCCCATCGAAAGGCTCGCGAACGAGTCCTTCGTCGTGAAGCCGGCCAGCTTTGCCTCGGCGCCTTCCCGTCGATCCTTTCGATGGACGAGCCAGCGCTCGATGCCCAAGGTCACCAGGAAGAACGGGATGGCGTAGTAGATCAGCGCCATGCCGAATGGCTTACGATCAAGTCGCGGTTCCTACAAGCGCGCGGCCCTTCGCTCGGTGTCGTGCTGGAGCGCTGTGCGCCATGCCGCGAGCACCTGCTCCGCCTCCTCGATCGCGTGGTCTGAAACGCCGGCTTGAATGCGCCCGATCGCGTTGCGCTCTTCGGCCCGCATGTTCTCGACGAGCGCCCGCCCTTTGTCTGTCAGGGCAATCAGGGAAGATCGCTTGTGGTTGGGGTTCCCGTGTCGCTCGACCAGATCGCGCTCGAGGAGCGCGTCCACGAGCTGCTGGACGTGTTGACGCGATGCCCCGCGCTCCCGCGCGATCCGGGGAACCGTCGCCGCCCCCGCGAGAAGGAGCGTGTCGAGGATTCCCCGTGTCGAAGCCGTCAGCCCCAAGCCCTCATGCAGGGCCTCGCCCCACTGCCTCAGCGCCTGAAACAGGAGTACGATCTCCGCAAAGAGGTTCTGAGGCTTCATGACAATAATATGTCAAAATGACAATATATTGTCAAATAAGCACGATTCCAGTGGATCTACGGTTCCATCGGTGAGCTCTCGAACACTCGCGGGCCTTTCGGAGCAGTGCAGCCCGCTCCTCTCGCCCCCATGTGATATGAGGACCGGTCTGATCTTAAGTTAGGCGGTGTGGCGATGCGCGTGATGATGACTTGGCTCGTGTTGGGCATGGGCGTGATCTGGCTGGGAGCATGCAACGGCTCGACGCCTGACCCCGGGAGCGAAACCGACATCGCGCTTCGAGGCTTGATTCAGAAGCACGGGCTGCGCGGCGACCCCGCTCTGGGTCGCGAGCTCCCAAGCATCGATGAGCCGCCGGCGCAGCTGGGACGCAAGCTTTTCTTCAGCAAGAGCCTCGGCGGCGATCGCGATTCCGCCTGCGTGACCTGTCATCACCCGGCGCTCGGCGGCGGAGATGGCCTGCCGATGTCGATCGGCGTTGGCGCGGACGACCCCGACTTGCTCGGACCCGGTCGTACGCATCCGGACGGCGATCTGACCGTCCCTCGCAACGCGCCGACGACCTTCAACATCGCGCTCTGGGAAAAGGGCTTGTTCTGGGATTCTCGTGTCGAAAACCTGGATGACGGCGGCACCCGAACTCCAGACAGCGACTTTGGAACGCCCGATCCCGATTCGGGCGCGAGCCTCTCCGAGGCCCAGGCGCGTTTCCCGGTGACTTCGGCCGACGAGATGCGCGGCTTCGAGTTCGTGCTCGATGGAACCAACGCCGAGCTTCGCACGGCGCTCGAGCAACGGCTGGCGGAAGACGGACGCTGGGACGCAGAGTTCGAAGCAGCGTTCGGCTCTTCGGAAATCACTTACCCGCGCATCGCGGAAGCGATCGCGGCTTATGAAGATTCGCAGGTATTCACGGACACGCCCTGGCGCGCGTACGTCGAGGGTAACCATGATGCGATCGGGGAGCCGGCGAAGCGCGGCGGGATCTTGTTTCTTGGCACGCGCGAAGACGGCGGCGCTGACTGTGCAAGCTGTCATTCAGGCGATTTCTTCACGGACGAAGACTTCCATTCGATCTGCGCGCCGCAAGTCGGTCGCGGCAAGGGCGACGGCTTTTTGGGCACGAACGACCACGGGCGCGCACGCGAAAACGACGACCGCAACTACCGCTTCTCCTTTCGTACGCCGTCGCTCTTGAACGTTTCGGCGACCGGCCCGTACCTGCACGCAGGCACCTACGACAATCTCGCCGACGTCGTGCGCCATCATTTGGATCCGCTGGGCGCCATCAACAGCTTCGATCCGTCGACCGTGGCTTTCGCCGCGTCCGAAGACTTCGACCGCAACACACAAGAGATGCTCGACTTCCTCGAAGTTTCGGGCAGAGGGATCGAGTCGCTCCGAGCGCCGATCGAGCTCACCGACCAAGACGTCGAAGACCTCGTGGCGTTCCTAGAAACGCTCACCGACGCCTGCGTGCTCGATCGGGAATGCCTCAGCCCCTGGATCGCCGACCCCGCCACCGACGACGTCGACGGGCATCTTCTGGTCGCGATCGATCGGGATCGAAACCCTCTTTGACCAGATGCTGGGGTCAAATCCGAGAAATTGGCCGGATTTATGCGGACAAAACGCTTTGATTTCAGTTTGTTAGCAGGGGACCAGGAAAGTGGACATTCCCGCTTGACCGACCCCGGTTCCGCGCTAACTTCGGCGTCCCTTTGCAGGGGGTCTGCGGGCATTCCGCCGATCGATCTTTGAAAACTGAATCGGAATCAATAGTTACGTACTCGGGTCCCGAGTCGTGCAACAAAACGTACGACTAGGGTCAATTCAAAAAAGCGGTCCCAATTTCGATTGGAGGCCGCATCCGAGAGCAACACGCAATAATCAAATGTGATGCTCTTGAGCGTCTGGCGGGAGCGCCAGAACTCAGCAGGATAACCAGCTCAACAGTTCAACTGGAGAGTTTGATCCTGGCTCAGAGCGAACGTTAGCGGCGGGCCTAACACATGCAAGTCGAACGAGAACGCTCCTTCGGGAGTTATTAAAGTGGCGCACGGGTGAGGAACGCGTAGGTAATCCACCCTCTGGCGGGGGACAACATTCCGAAAGGAATGCTA
Coding sequences:
- a CDS encoding sterol desaturase family protein encodes the protein MALIYYAIPFFLVTLGIERWLVHRKDRREGAEAKLAGFTTKDSFASLSMGVGFLLIDTTLKLLPFAGLAWFYQFRLFDIPVVWWSWILLLFAEDFCYYWFHRLHHEVRMLWAAHENHHSSTHYNLTTALRQSWTTPFTGFLFWVPLPLLGFPIEMIIIQKSISLLYQYWLHTELIDRLGWFGVVFNTPSHHRVHHGRNPIYLDRNHAGIFIIWDKMFGTFEPEGAPVDYGLTKNIHTYNPVRIAFHEWSSMLQDAWNAKSWRGRFGYLVMPPGWTEDGLGKTAPVLRRDYLAAQALDHGATES
- a CDS encoding MarR family winged helix-turn-helix transcriptional regulator, whose translation is MKPQNLFAEIVLLFQALRQWGEALHEGLGLTASTRGILDTLLLAGAATVPRIARERGASRQHVQQLVDALLERDLVERHGNPNHKRSSLIALTDKGRALVENMRAEERNAIGRIQAGVSDHAIEEAEQVLAAWRTALQHDTERRAARL
- a CDS encoding cytochrome-c peroxidase — translated: MRVMMTWLVLGMGVIWLGACNGSTPDPGSETDIALRGLIQKHGLRGDPALGRELPSIDEPPAQLGRKLFFSKSLGGDRDSACVTCHHPALGGGDGLPMSIGVGADDPDLLGPGRTHPDGDLTVPRNAPTTFNIALWEKGLFWDSRVENLDDGGTRTPDSDFGTPDPDSGASLSEAQARFPVTSADEMRGFEFVLDGTNAELRTALEQRLAEDGRWDAEFEAAFGSSEITYPRIAEAIAAYEDSQVFTDTPWRAYVEGNHDAIGEPAKRGGILFLGTREDGGADCASCHSGDFFTDEDFHSICAPQVGRGKGDGFLGTNDHGRARENDDRNYRFSFRTPSLLNVSATGPYLHAGTYDNLADVVRHHLDPLGAINSFDPSTVAFAASEDFDRNTQEMLDFLEVSGRGIESLRAPIELTDQDVEDLVAFLETLTDACVLDRECLSPWIADPATDDVDGHLLVAIDRDRNPL